Proteins found in one Arachis stenosperma cultivar V10309 chromosome 8, arast.V10309.gnm1.PFL2, whole genome shotgun sequence genomic segment:
- the LOC130945259 gene encoding phototropin-1-like: MASSSLCRASFPLSRTLKQIKFAACSCQLSDDFGEEPIAFQLHLAELCGTGHHFALKAMDKGVMLNRNKVHRACTDREILDMLDHPFLPALYASFQTKSHVCLITDYCPGGELFLLLDRQPTKVLKEEAARFYAAKVVVALEYLHCQDFDLSCLTSCKPQLLLPATDDKKKKKNKQQKGQQVPVFMAEPMRASNSFVSTEEYIALKIISGSGHTSAVDWWALGVLLYEMHFMGYPGLSLNCGGFKSDANNLFHLAAVMPAVAENRRKMHSPHPYGQRSLIRWRSVSRRFETAANWRNNRCKALFLL, encoded by the exons ATGGCTTCGTCGTCTCTTTGTCGTGCTTCCTTTCCGTTATCGAGGACCCTG AAACAGATAAAGTTTGCTGCTTGTTCATGTCAATTATCAGATGATTTTGGGG aagAGCCAATTGCATTCCAATTGCATCTAGCGGAGTTATGTGGAACTGGTCACCATTTTGCCTTGAAGGCTATGGATAAGGGTGTTATGCTTAATCGTAACAAG GTGCATAGAGCTTGCACAGATAGAGAAATCCTTGACATGTTGGACCATCCTTTTCTACCTGCACTATATGCTTCCTTTCAG ACCAAATCACATGTTTGTTTGATTACTGATTACTGCCCTGGTGGAGAACTGTTCCTGCTTCTTGATCGACAGCCAACAAAAGTTCTTAAGGAAGAGGCTGCCAG ATTTTATGCTGCTAAGGTAGTGGTTGCATTGGAGTATCTTCATTGTCAAG ATTTTGATTTGTCATGTTTAACATCTTGCAAGCCACAG CTACTTTTACCAGCCACGGAtgacaagaagaaaaagaagaataaacaACAAAAAGGTCAACAGGTTCCAGTGTTTATGGCTGAACCCATGAGAGCATCAAATTCTTTTGTTAGCACAGAAGAGTACATAGCtctg AAAATTATATCTGGTTCAGGCCATACTAGTGCTGTGGATTGGTGGGCTCTtg GTGTTCTTCTATATGAAATGCATTTTATGGGTTATCCTGGTTTAAGTTTGAATTG CGGCGGTTTTAAGAGCGACGCAAATAACCTATTCCATTTAGCGGCGGTTATGCCAGCGGTTGCTGAAAACCGCCGCAAAATGCATTCCCCGCACCCTTATGGACAGCGGTCCCTAATTCGCTGGCGTTCTGTTTCGCGGCGGTTTGAAACCGCCGCAAATTGGAGAAATAACCGCTGCAAAGCTCTATTTCTCTTGTAG
- the LOC130946888 gene encoding snakin-2-like, which yields MALSKLLPVSLILSFLLLQHLIEDNQLVSSEGLHGSLNVEKIDCNEACDVRCSKSSRPDLCKRACGTCCQRCNCVPPGYSGNQRACPCYYNQITHGGKRKCP from the exons ATGGCTCTCTCTAAGCTTTTACCTGTTTCCCTTATTCTCTCTTTTCTCCTTCTCCAGCACCTTATTGAAGACAATCAATTG GTATCTTCAGAGGGACTACATGGTTCTCTTAACGTTGAGAAGATAG ATTGCAATGAAGCATGTGACGTAAGATGCAGCAAATCATCACGGCCGGACCTATGCAAGAGAGCATGCGGAACATGCTGCCAACGATGCAACTGCGTTCCACCGGGCTATTCCGGCAACCAACGAGCGTGTCCTTGTTATTACAACCAAATCACCCATGGTGGCAAACGCAAGTGCCCTTAA
- the LOC130946805 gene encoding gibberellin-regulated protein 11-like has translation MALSKLLAASLILSFLLLQLSVDAADKSEVPTVEGAVPGPKIDCKGKCDFRCSKSSHPNLCKRSCNTCCQRCNCVPPGTSGNYETCPCYYAQTTHGGKRKCP, from the exons ATGGCCCTCTCTAAGCTTCTAGCTGCTTCCCTTATTCTATCCTTTCTCCTCCTCCAACTTAGCGTCGACGCCGCTGATAAATCG GAGGTACCAACAGTGGAGGGGGCTGTTCCCGGTCCAAAGATAG ATTGCAAAGGGAAATGTGATTTTAGATGCAGCAAATCATCGCATCCAAATCTATGCAAGAGATCGTGCAACACATGCTGTCAAAGATGTAACTGCGTACCACCAGGCACTTCTGGAAACTATGAAACCTGCCCTTGCTATTACGCCCAAACCACCCATGGTGGCAAACGCAAGTGTCCATAG